Within the Halorhabdus rudnickae genome, the region GTCGATGAAGTACTGTTGGGCAATGATTGGATGTGTTCTCTGGAAATCGGCAGACGGCGATGTCTACAGTAGTATGCTGTTGCCTTCGAAGCGGTTAGAGCAGCGTCTACAGCAGTTTCACCATTTTCTGCCCACTCCGCAGCAAAGATAGCACTGAAGACGTCCCCACTTCCAATCCCCCAAACCGACTCCGTCTGAAAAACTGGGATTCGGGACGTCATATTTGAAGTTCTGATGATTGCCCCTTTCGCTCCCCGTTTGAGAACGACAACGTCTGCGTCAGTAGTGCCTGCCATAAGTTCTGTCAAAATAGATTCTAAGCGGTCTTCACCAGCCAACTGCGCAGCTTCGTTACGGTTCAAAACGAGTGCGAGTTCGTCGGCAGTTGAACCATTCTCACCGAACGGAACCGGGTTTGCTGATTGGGGATCATAGACGACGCGCTCACCAGAAACAATTGCTGTCCCTTCAAGGAGCCCGAATCGCAGAATTGCGTCTCCGCTAATTCCTGACAGTTTGCGGTTATAGTTGGTAGCTCCTGATGTGGAAATTACGGGGTTTGAGTGATTATGCAGATAGTCGAAACTAACCGTCACCGGGATCTCAGTTATGTGGGTATCGAAGTTAAACGTCGCCGCGAATGTTTCAAGGGTCTCTTTATCAGCAGAGCTGATACATGTATGGAGTTGGTTTCGAGAAGAGATGAGACTTTCAGTAGCTGCGGCCGCTCGTAGACCTGAGCCGAAGAATGCAGTGTCAGGAGGAAACTGGCACACCTCATGGTAAGTGCCGCCCGCGATAATCATTCGTCACCTGGGACGCTTTGAATATTGACTGTGCAAGACTCTGGTGTAATGCTACGAACCTCTGCCTGATATGAACGTCCTTTCTCAATACACTCGTTGAGAAGCTGAGCCCATGGGTTAGGAACATCACCAACTCTAGATCCGTCATTCATGACAACGACCCCCTCTTCGGTCGTCGTTTCAACTGACAGGGAAAGCCCAGGGTGAAGTTGGTCCCGTACTGCAGCATTGATAGCAATCAGATCGAGATCACGGTAGAGCAGACACCTATTGGTCACTCTGACTTCGCATTTCCCACCATCGATTTCAAGAATCCGAGCCCGATATTGTCGGCCCTGCTCGATACACTCTTTCAATGTTCCAACCCACGGTTCAGCTATAGCGCCGATGGTCCTGTCTTGTGAATCTACAACGCAGACTGCTTCGTCTTGAAGCCGTACTGAATAGATATCTCCCTCAGTTGCATCTCCCAACGGTTCTATATTTGGCGAATGGAGAAGAGCAGTTTCTGCAATCAGGCACTCGTCTTCGTCATCCTCATCCTCATCCTCATCGTCTTCATCATTATCTTCAGCGTCTTCCTCATCTTTCTCGTGTTCCCGGTCTTCTTCAGACTCCCCATCACGATTTTGCTGATCACCTTCTTGTTCCTCTCTTTCCGAGTCCTCATCAACAGATTCGTCTTCGGGAACGGACTCTGTCGGATCTTGTCCATCTGAGCTGTCGTCATTTTGTCCGTTATCATCCTCTGAGTCTTCGGGCTCCTTTTTTTCAGAGTCTGAATCATCATCTCCCGGCGTATCTTCAGGTCTTTCTCCAGGTCCGGTTACTGGTGCACCACCACCATCCCCACCACCGCCTCCACCGCCTCCGCCACCCACTGGCAGTGGGCCTCCTGGAGTCGCTTCGTCGCTTGTCCCCTGTGACTCATCAGGCGGATCTTCGGTAGTTTCGTCCTCTGACTCGGGGGGCGGAACGCGACTCGGCCCGTCTTCACTAGAATCACCAGAGCTCCCTCCAGATCCGTCGTTATCAGACGGACGATCGTATCCGCCGCCTCCTCCGCCCATAGTGTCGGCATATTTGTGTTTATATTAATTAAGTGTATCGCGAGGAGTTAACTGAACAAGAGCAAACGACATCATTTCTCCGTCTGAACAAGATATCCGTCAAGCGGATGTTCTAATCCGTTTCGGTGATAGTCATGCAGTTTAGACAGGAACCTCGATCGACATCCAGCATCAAAATACCAGAAAGATTTCCATACCGTCACCTACGATTATCTCACCAATGGATATGGCGTTAGATGGGCTTCGCGACATGATTTCTCTACTGCTGAGTTTGATGCTGCCAAAGTCATTGCTAACTCCGATTCAGACCAGATGTTCTTCCGAGAAGAAGCCGTTACGCTCCCCGAATTTGAGAAATTTTGCCAGTGAGACTTTGACCAGTTCGCTGATTTACTCGACGGAACTCAGTATCGCTTGTCGCGGTACCTAGAGTGAACTCTTTATTGGTGATGGGGTGATCTGAGGGGTAGATAATGGAGTCAGTTCGGGATCGAGCCAATCACTGAGAGATCATCCAAGAGCGTCTCGCCCCATATACTTCCGATCCTGGTCCATATCAAGCAGATACATTTGTTTCTCACATTTGGAATCCATCGTTTTGGATGAGGACGCAAAGGCACAGATTCATAACCGAAATTCGCTTATATGATCGTTTCGCGAATCCCTAGAACAGCCTCTCCTATATCGCGTATATTGGCGTTTTAGGCCTTTATAAGCCCAAATTTTATCAATACGGCTTTGCACCGTCGTGTTGCATGCGCCGAAGTCGAGCACCCGACGCCGTGGAAGCCGGCAACGGAACGATCGAGTATGTGGTCACTGATGAGGCAGAATTGCTCCAGCTGTCCGGTCCGTACGATGAACCGCTACGAATTCAGGACCCTGGGGATGTCCTCAGTGCGATGGATATGCTCATTCATTTCATGCAGAGTGCAACCGAACTAGAGTCGAACGAGTAGCCTGGATCGGTATCCCGATAGTCCCTTTCAGGAAATCAATCACATTCCAACATCCGGCCACACAATTCACCGCCTTAATTTATGAAATCGGAAAATCCTCGAATCCTTTGGGGTTCGATTGACACCGACGATCCGCAGGAACGTGATCGCAAACTCCTGTATCAAATCGCCACGGGTGACTATGATCTTGTGAAACGACATCGAGCACTAGATCTGATGGACAGACTTCCCGAACACAATCGATCGTTGGTCCTTGCTGAAGTCGCTGGCATATTTGGTGAGTCTGAGGAAGACGAGGAGATTGTAAATAGAGCGTTTGAATTACTCGAATACTCGTAACGGGGTTTACTCCGGGACAACCACGACCTCGCATTCCGGACACTCGGACCAGATGCCTATCTCGCTGATGTCTTTCTCGTGTTCAACTAAAAGTCACGCGTGAATGATGCACTCGTCGTAACCTGAACAGTGACCAAGCATCTGATCATCAACGTTCATGAAAGGCGGAATGGAAGGAGCGTGTGACAGGTTCCTTCCGTTGGTTCCTACAGCGTCTTTGAAGGTAAGTTTTCTGCGAGATTTCCTACGCTGAAACACACTACGATGCTGGTGGAGAGATCTACCAGTATCATTAACTTGGTGCCGCTGGAAGTTCGGAGCCCCATGAGTGTCCGGACACTCTTCGGTCGGCTACTCTCCGGTGACGGAACGGAAGTAGTCGTAGAATGTCGCAAGTGCGGTGCGAATCTGACTCCGGACGTAGACGAGTGTCCTGAATGCGGGTCAGACGAGGTCGTCCGTCATAGGATTTCGGAGTAGCCTGTCGTGTTACCTCGGGTTGGCGCCGATCAAGGAACTATTCACCAGATATTGTATTCTCCCATGGAATAGGCTGGTGAATCCTCAATAGATGTTCGAATTGTCTACGAACGTCCGTTTTTCTTGATATCGGTTGCAGAGTAACATTTTACCAAGCTGGGTTTCAGGATTATTCTATGCGTGATAGCAAAGCGAATATTTTCGTTTCCTTCCGTGGTCCTCAAGCTCGTGATCAGATAGAAGATCCGGGGCGGCAGCTCGAAGACAATGCAACAAAAAGTCTGCTTCATCTCCTTGACTACGGGAACGAGGCGGTCAGTGAGATGATTATGGGGGCACTCTCTGAAGAGGTTTCAGGGAGTACAGATATTCAAACGAGAACCCAACAGCAGCTTAAGCAAGTTGAGGTAGATGGTCGGGCGGTGTTCAGATAACGATCCAAAACGATGGAAACCACTCTGAAAGCCCTCGCCAGTTTCGGTCCCGGGGCCCCGCTGCGCGCTTCGAGCCTTGCAGGCTCTGCAGTGCTTACTTCGTTGGGCTTCGACGAGACTGCCTCGCCCTTCCATTCCACTAGGATTCGGCTGATTAGCAGGGAGAAGCAGACTTCTTACTCGGTGCTTATCTGAACACTGCCCCGAACGGTGTGCCAGCATTAATGCCTTAGAATCTGTGATCGGCATATCTCATGTTGACATAGAAACGAGGATGAAGAGTATCAAACTACGCAAGATATTTATAAATAGGTTGCGTATCCTGAAACAGATTGCTTTCCAAATCGGAACTCACTGTGCTTTCCCATCTGAGCGCGGACGTAGAAGATTATCTGATTCAGCGAGCGTTAGCTGATGCACTCGGATGGGATCCTGGGCACACGTCCCGTGTCGTCTCAAAGCTCGCAGAACGTGGGTTAGTCCGTAGAGAACAGCAGCATGGTCGGTACGAGATCGCATTGTCGAACGCCGAACCGTCCATACGATTCGCCGATCTAGTACGCGAGTTTCCCCACGTTGACTTCTCAGCTCTCCTCTCTGGATCCACCATCAAGCTCCTGTTTCATCTGGATGAAGAGCGAACTGCAGCGGCCCTCGCTGAGCGAGCAGGAGTGAGTCGAGCGACAGTGTACCGCAGACTCAACCAGTTACAGAACGTCGGGATGGTAACCAAGCGTGACGCCCGATTCGCCGTGACGAGTCAGTTCGAAGAGGTAGTCGCCTTCGCGCTCTCGCTCGTATCCCATCTGCATCGACAGGAGGCAGCAGAACATACCTCGGGAGTCCGCCTCATCTGGACGGACGTGGACGAGTACCTCATGCGTTGTCAGACGAGTATTTCGTTAGCATCGTTCCACGAGACTGGGCCGAAAGCACTCGATCAGTACGGTATCCCACTGTTGACCCGAGACGAGCACTACTACTTCCGGTCAGAAGACCGTACAGAACTCACGCCAGCGGATCTGGTGTGTCAGTTACTGCTTATTGATGACGGCGCCCGGTATCGATCGTATTGTCTGTTGCTCATCACTGCCCAGGATCTCGACGTCGAGACGCTATCACAGACTGCCGAACGATACGATCGAGTGGCTGACATCGATCTCCAAAGCATGACACA harbors:
- a CDS encoding MarR family transcriptional regulator translates to MLSKSELTVLSHLSADVEDYLIQRALADALGWDPGHTSRVVSKLAERGLVRREQQHGRYEIALSNAEPSIRFADLVREFPHVDFSALLSGSTIKLLFHLDEERTAAALAERAGVSRATVYRRLNQLQNVGMVTKRDARFAVTSQFEEVVAFALSLVSHLHRQEAAEHTSGVRLIWTDVDEYLMRCQTSISLASFHETGPKALDQYGIPLLTRDEHYYFRSEDRTELTPADLVCQLLLIDDGARYRSYCLLLITAQDLDVETLSQTAERYDRVADIDLQSMTQELCAYLESNGAESSEKLPAWDAFKSTAADYDISV
- a CDS encoding PfkB family carbohydrate kinase: MIIAGGTYHEVCQFPPDTAFFGSGLRAAAATESLISSRNQLHTCISSADKETLETFAATFNFDTHITEIPVTVSFDYLHNHSNPVISTSGATNYNRKLSGISGDAILRFGLLEGTAIVSGERVVYDPQSANPVPFGENGSTADELALVLNRNEAAQLAGEDRLESILTELMAGTTDADVVVLKRGAKGAIIRTSNMTSRIPVFQTESVWGIGSGDVFSAIFAAEWAENGETAVDAALTASKATAYYCRHRRLPISREHIQSLPNSTSSTFISPDATPPTIYLAGPFFDIGERFVVEEVKNILEGESADVISPIHDIGRAADYDSPEEVAQQDLDAIEQSDLVFALLDHLDSGTHFELGYARKEGTPVIGYADNLETSRETMILGSGCEVYGDLSSAIFNAIWRAYD